The genomic stretch GGGCTGCcaagtatacagatttttctgtattatacagattttttgacgacgatacagaaatgatacagaatacagaattcatacagaattttgatttttaatacaaATTTGTACAGAGTTTtagcaatcgattttttttattcttgcttatcTTCCGTCGATCTGGTTCCGCCACTGGTGGAAGTGActtcacccaggaccctaacttaccaCCCGTTgttcaacggaccggcgccaacggctttacttcctcatgcgatggaatgcgtgatcccagagatttttcgcctcagaaaatctcccggtgtcggctaggactaaacctagaccagttgggttggttgtgggtGGATCAcgtcaccccacaaccatcgacacctatgtcggcgttgggattctaacccaggcgtcgagcgtggttgttcGAGTTCTGCTGGGCGTTACTAAGTGGGAAATTccttttgtttgatttcttcTGGACATTCGACATTTGGCTAAGCGGGAAAGCTTTGGAACAAAAATACCGGATTCTATTGCCTttctagcaaaaaaaataaaacacggTTATAGACCTGAGTTTTCTTTCAGGAATTTTACCCAACCTTTTTACGGTTTCAGGTGAAGTTTAAGGTTGGATGCCAAGCCCAGTTACCCCAAACCAGAGCACTTGTAGgcacacgaacaaaatacagaaaaatacagatttttttacgggtgcatacagatttttcaaaataaaatctggcagctctggCCTCCACTTCAAAAGAATCGTGCGGACTGCGGAGTTTGTCGGAATATTTTTCACCAAAACCGTAAAAACTATCTCATTGAGGTTCATTCGTTCATGTATTTTGTCCGACTTGTTTTAATTTCGCTCAAAGCTAGATCATACTAATCTGCCAAGATGCCGCGAATAATGATAAAGGGTGGTGTTTGGCGAAACACGGAGGTAAGTGAAAACTTGGCACCTTAAAATGGAAGTTTTTCTTTATTGATTTCGTCGTTTTTTTCCATAGGATGAAATCCTAAAGGCGGCTGTTATGAAATATGGCAAAAATCAGTGGTCACGAATTGCATCGCTGCTACACCGTAAGTCGGCAAAGCAGTGCAAAGCCCGCTGGTATGAGTGGCTGGATCCGAGCATCAAGAAAACCGAATGGTCCCGCGAGGAGGATGAAAAGTTGTTGCATTTGGCTAAGCTGATGCCAACGCAATGGCGTACTATAGCGCCGATTATTGGACGAACCGCGGCTCAGTGCTTGGAGCGGTACGAGTATCTGCTGGATCAAGCCCAGCGAAAGGAGGAAGGAGAAGATGGAGGAATGGATGATCCACGAAAGCTTAAGCCGGGGGAAATTGATCCAAACCCCGAAACGAAGCCGGCACGGCCTGATCCGAAAGATATGGACGAGGACGAGTTGGAGATGCTGTCCGAAGCTAGGGCACGTCTGGCGAATACGCAGGGTAAAAAGGCCAAGAGAAAAGCTCGCGAGAAACAGCTGGAGGAGGCTAGACGTTTGGCCGCTTTGCAGAAACGGCGAGAGCTGCGGGCAGCCGGTATTGGACTAGGCAACAGAAAGCGCAAAATTAAAGGGATTGATTATAATTCTGAAATCCCGTTCGAAAAAGCACCCGCTCCGGGATTTTACGATACTTCCGAAGAATATGTGGTTCCGATTGCGGCGGATTTCTCAAGCCTTCGTCAGCAAAATTTAGATGGAGAGTTGCGAACCGAGAAAGAGGCTCGTGAACGAAAAAAGGacaaggaaaaaattaagcagaAGAAGGAAAATGACATTCCGCTTGCGATGTTGCAAAATCAGGAACCTGCTAAGAAGCGATCGAAGTTGGTTCTACCAGAACCTCAAATCTCCGATCAGGAGTTGCAGCAGGTGGTCAAATTAGGACGCGCCAGCGAAATAGCGAAAGAAGTTGCTTCCGAATCCGGTGTGGAAACGACGGACGCTCTGCTGGCTGATTACAGTATAACACCACAGGTGGCAATGACACCCCGAACTCCAGCACCGGTTACTGATCGAATTCTACAGGAAGCTCAAAACATGATGGCTCTCACTCATGTGGATACTCCACTAAAGGGAGGTGCCAACACACCGCTCATCCAGTCCGATTTCTCTGGAGCACTTCCACAGAGTCAAATCATAGCCACACCAAACACGGTGCTGGCGACACCTTTCCGTTCCGTTCGTGGTCCGGATGGAGCGGCAACACCCCAGTCTAGTGGATTTCTGACGCCAGCATCCGGTGCTCTTATACCACTTGGAGCTACTCCGGCAGGACAACCGGGAGCGACCCCGAACTTCGTTCGCGATAAACTCAACATAAACACGGAGGAATCGTTGGCCGTCACGGAGACTCCTGCAACCtacaaaaattatcaaaaacagTTGAAATCATCTTTAAAGGAGGGTCTGGCGTCTCTTCCGACACCGCGAAATGATTACGAAATTGTGGTTCCGGAGCACGAAAATGATGCAGGAATGTATGACGGTACCAATGGAGAAAGCATGGTAGCCGATCAGGCCGATGTTGACGCACAGAAGAGACAGGATTTGCAGGCCCGAGAGGCGAAGGAGTTGTCGCTGCGGTCTCAGGTTAGCaattcgtgattaaattgttggTTTGtgagtaatgttttttttttataattttaggTTATTCAACGCGAACTGCCCCGTCCCTTGGACATCAATATGACTGTACTGCGACCACCTAATGAAATGCATGGTTTGACTGAGCTGCAGCGTGCCGAAGAACTGGTTAAGCAAGAGATGGTGAAAATGCTCAACTACGATGCGATTCGTAATCCGATCGTCAATCCGCAGGCTCCGCCTGTTAAGAAAAACCCGCTGGCTCAGCATCTCGCTTATCTGGAGCAACATCCGTACGAGGATGTTGCTGAGAATGATTTGGAGCAGGCGAAAGAACTGTTGCGAGAAGAGATGGGCGTGGTTAAGGCTGGGATGGCTCATGGAGATCTATCGCTTGAAAGTTACACCCAAGTTTGGCAGGAGTGCTTGTCGCAGGTGCTCTATTTGCCAAGTCAGAATCGTTATACCAGAGCTAATCTTGCCAGTAAAAAGGACAGAATTGAATCCGCTGAAAAGCGACTAGAAATCAACCGGAAGCACATGGCGAAGGAAGCGAAGCGTTGCGGTAAAATAGAAAAGAAGCTGAAGATTCTAACTGGAGGATACCAGGCTAGAGCACAGGCACTGATCAAGCAGTTCCAGGATACGAACGAGCAAATCGAACAAAACAATCTGGCTTTGTCCACTTTTAAGTTTTTGGCATCCCAGGAAGACCTAGCGATTCCGAAACGAATGGAATCACTCACGGATGATGTGATGAGACAGACCGAGCGGGAGAAGTCATTGCAGAAGCGGTACGCTCAGTTGCTGGATGAGTTCAGGGAGCTGGCAAGGGATGACCGCCAGAGGCCGGTTTCGTTGAATCATGCTCCAAGGGTGGAGGTTTCGCAGCGAAACGGTCGACCGGAACCGGAGCCAGTCGAGGAACAGATTGAGGTGCCGAGACCGGTTAATCAACAACCGATAGAAGAGccgcagcaacagcagcagcaagatCCGGCAGAGCCAGACGTCGATGATGCCATGGACTGTCAGGAAGATGACGAGGAACGGGGAGAATAAGGAAGGTAGTTATTGTGATTATTTGTTCTGATCAATTGCATTATTTACCGCTGATAAGTCAATAATGAACTATATAATCAATAATATATTAGTCAATCATGAAGTTGGATTCGTTATTGCTGCTTCATGGCTGCAGCTAGCGgtacagaaaaaaattcaaaagctaATTTACAACGTTCTAAAATCTAAGTCTACCTAAGTATAATTTTCAGCTTTGTTTCGAGAAAAATTGTTCGCAGTTCTGACGGTTATTCAAGCTCAAGCGAGAATACAAATCTGTCACAACAGAATGTGTTCGCCATCGTTAGATCGACCCAATTCAAATGACCCTTCTATGGGTTCCTTAAATACTTATGTGGCTAATAAAACGGTCAAATTTATACTGAACTTAAAACAGTACCGTTGAGATATAGCGTTAAATTATCCGAAAATCTTTGGTAGTCTAGACAgacatttccatacaaatttaagATAATACAGAAACAGTTGATGATTGATTATAACATTCTGTTTAAAAGTATGAAAGCTAACAGAATTTGAAATCAGTCCCTCTCTACGCTGCATACTCATTCTTTCTGCTAATCTTTTGTTTAACTCTGCCTCTGACGATTCTCTTTAGTTTCAGTTTAGCCTGTACGATTAGACTCAAATTATTGAGAACAAACACATTCCATGATGTGCAGTTCTACAAGACCGCACGCAACAGGCAGAACCGAGGAAATGGAACTTCATGTCTTTCGCACGATGGATCTGCCAAAGGCTCTAAACTTCATGGGGTACCTCTAGGACAGTGTGGCAAAGAGAGAATTGTTTACTCCAAAACCAGAACAACAGTTTCTCCAACGTGCATGTCGTGTATGCATTTGCAACGTCACCGGTAGCACCGTAGAACTGATATGGGAACTGTGGAACGTAGTAGGTTGGCAGGTTGCGAAAGTAGTTACGTTCCGAGGCTCCCTCAGGGAGTGGACATCAATATTCTTGGTCTAGCCATCGCAGACGGCAAGTTGATCTATTGCAGCAAACAGGCAAAAcctaggactgcaattctgttgGACTGAAATATTAAGTTTGTTTCCATTACAGAATTTATCTAACGGGATTTAGTTGCCATAGCGTTAGAAGGCCCAATGTCTAATGACAGGAGAAGGCAGTTACCTCCGCCCATTTCTCGGAGGACGTGGACGAAATACTGTGATCCGAAGTGTCAGCGCTTGTGCGGTTTTCCCGAGCCATCAATGAACTACCTATCATCGGCtgtgatgccaacgctcaccacacaGTCTGGGCTGGGGCAGTTTGTATGTCCACACGCGAGGTGAGTACctgcttgaataccttactaCAAACAACGTTAATGTATGCAATGTAGGGAACGAACCAACTTTTACAAATGCAATTAGACAAGCGGTTTTAGATCTCACTCCATGTAATACTTCGATAGAGGAGAAGGCCAAAAACTTTATTAGGCGAAAGGCACATCAGATTTGACATCAAGGGCATTTCTCCTTTCCAGGAGTACAAAGAAAACCAATTGGagctctttcaaagaactgcCATAGAAATCTTCCAACTCTAGTTGAACTGGACATCACAGCAAGTTACCTGCAGTAAAGGATCACAAAAGCTATTACTTCACACTGATCGTAACGCAACGGACAGTCTGTGGTGAtgtcgagcattgtccatgtttCGCGCCCGTAAAGGACTACCGTCCTTACAACCGTCCTGTACATGGTGCGCTTGGTACGGGGGCGAAGTTTACTAGATGTCAAGGGCTTGTGGAGGCCGCAGTTAGCACCGAACCGTGTGCGGATTTCTCTGCTACAGTTGTCTGACGACACCAATGATCGgagaaacacaaattcctcaaccacctcgaactcatctccgtcgatcactgcgctactgcctatgcgagcCTTCTCGTGCTCGGTTTCCCCTGCTAGCAGATTAATACAACCTTTTCAGTTTCGTGTACTGTTCTGTAATTGCTTGGAACATCCTCCCGACAAAGTCCACGTCGCCAGCGAAGTagatgaactggctggattAATTGGAGATCGTGTCCCGAATGCCAAAAGCCGCACGATCTATAAGACCTTTAAGCGCAGTATTGAACAGAAGTAGGAAAGATCGTCGTCTCGTCGAAGTCCCTTACGTGTTTCAAACGGGTTCAATTACGCACCCGAAGTTTTCACACAACACTATACACCATTTATCGTGGTCTTGTTCAGGTTTGGTAGTTTGTAGATTATCGTATCGTCTTAAAACCGATGAAAAGGTAATGTGTGGGGATTTTATATTCACGACACTTTAGAGGATTTGCCGCAGCGTGAAGATAtggtccgttgtcgatcgccTATCGACAAAACCGtcctgataacttcccacaaatcttCTCAAATCAAAGACGGCGAAAGATGATTTGGGGCACTTTGACGTGTTGAGAACTCtcctgactatcagctggtTTAGTCAGGAAGCCAATTTAACCGGGTCCAGCATAATAAGCTCTGCTGCGATGACATCATTTccaactgatttgttgtttttgagcTGCCTGatagcatccttaacttcacttaTCGTATCtctcatccgctgtgctgacaAGGTCAGTCCTCTCGCCGTCTTGGTCCTCTGCTTCTTaggtgttcgtttttttttcttcacaaatcatttatttgacacggcacaaatacaattcaatgtttaacggcgccaattatatcggatgacttaaaatctataagcaaattttttatcctcgctgccgactacgagcttaatttaattctatcttaaaactagcatgtattattcaatcagtgttttgtagttgaatggtcgtctgatgatcatcgaatgaatatgcagcatgtatggatttgttctgctaagccacgatgtcatgagctgggacaggggcttgtaatcctcgggttctgagggtattgtgcagggtctagttgctggttttggttcgttgttgttgttcgctggtgttcaagttgccatatggtgtgtgccgctgagccaagatataaagaaaggcctcgggttttcctggcgagttcgtgtggggttcaattgctggttccaaaatcgaggtctacgacgtgttcttgccgttttgttgaatgtgggtggaaagaaatgggactagacttgggcatggatggatttcaggaaaatgtatataagggacatgtagggtaggtcgcgactcgccaagacatcacgaacagggacagctggttctctaccctgggcccggagggaagttattgaTTTAGACCTGGCATCACGGTGTatagggcatgaccaaacaacgtgctctatgtcgtgataaccttcaccacaggcacagatacccttttctccgagcccaatacgacggagatgcgcatcaaatctatagtgattggacataagccgagacatcacgcaaatgaaatctcgacctacatccaaccccttgaaccacggattcgtcgataccttgggtataatggaatgtaaccaccttcccagttcccctctggaccaagaattttgccaactgatgatcgtattctgacgtacaaatgcaaaaaattcattaaaagcaattggtctttcataaatttcaccgtttgatgcgcccaccttagccaaagagtccgctttctcattgcccggtatcgagcagtgagaagggacccacgctaaagtaatctgaaacgaattttcggataaagcactcagatgttcccgtattttccccaggaaatacggagagtgcttaacatctttcatcgatcgaagaacctcaatagaactgagactgtccgtaaagatgaaataatggtccgtgggcattttttcgataatccctagggtgtactgaatagcagctaattctgcgacgtaaacagaagcaggattatcgagcttatgggagacggttaaattgttattgaagacaccgaagccagtggacccatcgagaagtgatccgtcagtgtagaacatattgttgcagttgatgtttcgatatttattggaaaaaaaatttagggatctgttgcacgcgtaaatgatccgggattccacgagtttcttctatcatggatgtatcgaaaaacacagtagaatcagaagtatttgataagttgccACGATTTGGTatattcaaagaagggttaatattttgggacatgtgattgaaatacaatgtcataaaacgggtttgagaattgagttcgattaacctttcaaaattttcaatcacaggacggttcaagacctcacatttgataagaatacgagaagacaggctccagaagcggtttgtcaacggtagaactccggctaagacctccaaactcatcgtatgggtcgattgcatgcaacctaaggcgatacgcaaacaacgatattgtattcgctccagtttgatcaaatgtgtgtttgctgcggagcggaagcagaaacacccgtactcaattacagacaatatcgttgtttggtaaagccttataaggtctcctgggtgggctccccaccatgatccggttattgtacgaagaaaatttactctttgctgacttttcttcatcagatacctaacatggcaaccccaggtgcccttagagtcgaaccagacaccaagatacttatgcaccaaaacctgagagatcgttttacccattaattgtgcttggagctgagcaggttcatgcttcctagaaaaaactacggagagaattcgatacctagctgtagagcccaagcagacaaattgtccaaggtatcttgcaatggtccttgcaaatcggcagctttggctcctgtaacagagaccacgctgtcgtcggcaagttgtcttatcgtgcatgaatttgccagacattcgtcgatgtcgtttacataaaaattgtaaagaaggggactTAAACATACTTAaacatacgccagctgaataaatgttgaaagcaacgcaagacaatcattcgtccctttggcacggcggaagccaaactgagtatctgatagcagaccatttgattcgacccagtggtctaagcgacggagtatcattttttccatcaatttccggatacaggatagcattgcaatcggcctataagagttgtgatcagaagctggtttccctggtttttggatggcgatcaccttcacttgcttccaatcctgcggtacaatgttttgcaccaggaacttattgaacaagttcaacaagcgcctcttggcattgccgggtagattcttcaacaagttgaatttgattctatctaacccaggcgcgttattgttacaggacaggagggcaactgaaaattctgccatcgtaaaaggtgattctatcgcgtcgtggcccggagacgtatcgcgaacaaggttttgcgcaggaacagagtccggacatactttcctggcaaaatcaaatatccacctacttgaagactcctcgctttcgttgaccgttacgcgattccgcattcttcgggctgtgttccaaagagtgctcattgatgtctccctcgacgtctcgtttacgaaccgacgccaatatccacgtttctttgccttagtcaagcttttaaacttggtatcaagctccgaataacgtttaaagtcgtcggcatcgtctgtatcccggagtgtcagatacgcgtcggatctttgcgtgtaggcaggagcactctttgtcccaccacggagtgggaggcggttctttgatcgttacgccagggtatttcttcgtttgggcttgcaacgcggcgtcgagaatcaagcccgcgaggaggttgtattcttcaagcggtggatgatgttgaatcgaatcgaccgtttttgaaatcatttcctcgtataacttccaatcgacattccgtgtgaggtcatacggaatatcaattggtcgcatgcgagttgaaccgttagtaattgaaataagaataggcaaatggtcgctaccgtgaggatcgaggattaccttccatgtgcaatccaaccgtagcgacgtcgaacataaggatagctccaaagcgcttgggcgcgctggaggtttcgggatacgtgtcatttcaccgttgttcaaaatagtcatgtcgaagtcatcgcaaaggttatagatcaaagaggagcggttatcattgtaagggacccccaagccacaccatgagagttgaagtctcccaaaatcaaacgtggcgagggaagaagttctattaaatcccaacctgtgctctgggaggaatatatattgaggcaatacaaagctctttaccttgtattgtcatttgacatgcgacaacttcgatgcctggaatcgaggggaggttgatacgatagaaagaatagcactttttaatccctagaagtactcctccatatggggtatcTCGATCatggcgaataatattaaaatcatggaagttaagatcaatatttgaagtaagccaagtttcacaaagggaaaattcatcgcatttgtttttatttatcaaaactttgaacgaatcaatttttggtaaaatacttctacaatttcactgtaagacagagatagaatccttcatatacgcagttgaattaggcatcgaaggatacaatcgctgcaaggaggggccattgggcagtcaactgcttcaaaaatgatctaactgttgggagaagtactGTGAGAAAATtcttaattggatcaggtatattgaagttttcaaaaatccagtccacgatgttagaaaaattcaccaatccagagtttatttgattatctgggtgtgcaaatggaacaactggggttttagatgttccaggaagtgctgggaactccttctgggactttaaatttgcaagcccaggaggtgtttgcttcggcttttccgcagcacttttagatttgttcgtattattcattccatcttgagaaaccttaggtcctttcctgggaagcttaggagaggaaagatttttcctctttctagtctccccaagacaggcaaaagaagttccctctagtggttcgtcagagtcggtttcatctgaagacaacagctcaaaggggttcgatgttatggtagaagtggtatctcagcgtaagaacgctttgagcgctccttaagagaccgtttaattttatctctgcgttgcatgtacaccgggcatgtggaaagctcatgcagattttccccgcagtgaatacacttttcagcgtttacactgcaagaatcttccgcatgagtctccccacacttgccacaccgtgccttattgcagctgtatggcctaactgcttgcaattggtgcaattcataacacggggcacatacaaacgcacaggcagacgaacctggttgatagaaacgtggctagggagtgcagatccggcaaacgtaacgcgaaacgagtctgacggagtgtatacttttttaccggagacgagcgacatggaccgtaattgcttaacatccaatactttcgcctcggtagtggattttttgaagcagccgacgccgcttcccagaatacactcaacagtcagactcgaatcggttattacaccgtcgatctccacgtctcgtgcaggtacatacacgcgatactcgcgtgtaaagagctcagagcgagctatatcgttggcctgatccagatcattgaccacgacacggagcttgtttggtctgacttttgcgatttcggtcacggccttatATCGTGACGTCAaatctttcgcgatttgtaacgtgttcagtgattttcctcctggtttgggcctcatgtagagaaccagtggacccgttgatccgtccgggtagagcctgggacgaggattgactaaagcagggacagagggaggggggggtgaacaggagggacagggtcgggtggagacgggggatcgggggctaagggatccacatccattgcgctcaaactagcgcaacagtacagtggcaaagaatcacgtacctcttttttgttgtcttcaatagcacaatcaccgagcctttcggtgctggaacgggcagcttcgcagcggcacagctatagcacaatagcaggatgaccttcggattatcagtttgtctttacaccgcacttcgcactctttgaaacacgaccgagtaacaatgcttcttttcttcttcacaCGGTAGCGACTTTATAGCGAGAAAATCACTGAatgcgtccgttttcgtcgagcgttcgggacggaatgagGTGTTCGTTGTCCATCTAGATTTCTTATCCCGACACATTTTGGCTCGCAGCAAAAAGCCTGTGCGGGAtgcgttcagtttcttgtagaaTTCACGTGTTgagaacgatacagctgttccTTGTCTGGTCAACGGCTGGATAATGCGTACCATCGGTGCCAAATGCACCTACAGGAATACAATAGACCTCACGCGGTGccagctgggatacgagcaaccaacaGAAGATCGGATCTGTATTCCAGGTTAGGAGCGGTCGATTACCGTCCTCGTGacaacgtgggactctaaacagtgttgtGTACGGTAGCCCtgcggcgagacagggggttgatGCGCAGTCCTTACAAACCGCCACCGTAAAACAATCACAAATAATGAACgaggaacaaagaaattcgAAATGAACTAAGGATTGGAAAATCGGGACGTGGAACTGCCGGAGTCTCAATTTCCAAGGGAGCACACGAGTGCTTTCCGAAGTATTGAAATCCCGCAGGTTGGAcgtcgtagcactgcaggaggTGTGCTGGTAAGGCTCAATGGTACGCACCTGGGATTCGCATGTTCCGAGATGGTcactaccagagctgcggcaacacacatgACAGCTTTCATAGTGCTGGGCGAGATGCGGCAACGGGTGATTGGGTGGCGGCTAATCATGTACAGGTATGTACAGGTTGAAAatcaagggccggttcttcaacatcagcatcataaacgtgcacagccctcacctcggGAGTACCGAAGACGACAAGGATGAATTCTAGTTGGAGCGTGAGTAGGACCACTGTCAAAATATCCAGATCATCACCGGGGTTCCAACGCCCAGGTTAGCCAAGAGGAGGAATAGAAACCGACGTTTGGAAGGTTCAGCGCGcaccagctgaccaacgaaaTGAGCCTAAGACTTATCGACTTTGctgcctccaagaacatggcttTGCGTAACTAGCACCTGTTTCCCAGCTCAACCTCCTACATAAGTACACCTGGAGATCGCTAAAGGTATGTTTAGACTATCTGATTTTTCTATCTGATTCGAGCtgattgctcgaaaatatatcgAATGCAATGTTGGTTTACGTTTACATCTATTCGATATTGTGATTCGAATTGCCGTTCGATATGTCGAATGGAATAGAATCGTTTCTATTTTTCGTTCGACTCCAAGAACATAGCaacctttgaattttttttcagttgtttgTTCTGGCTTTCCATAACAAACACCATTTTCGTTTCTTTTGTGCTGGCAAATATTAACATGGAGAAGAAAAAACCAGACTGAAGCTGTAtccagcaataaaaaaaattcatttgacaGTTCTTCCTTTCGACTTGTACAAGCAGTGTGAACACTGCCATACAAACAGGTTTGACAAAGTATGTCGAACGATAAATCAAGCAGACTTTCGATTTCTgcagtggtcaaaatcaaaccGACATGTCTAATAGTCTAAACGTATCTTAAATTAGACAGAAACACGGGTCGACCAAGTTCTGATTGATTTTCG from Wyeomyia smithii strain HCP4-BCI-WySm-NY-G18 chromosome 3, ASM2978416v1, whole genome shotgun sequence encodes the following:
- the LOC129727215 gene encoding cell division cycle 5-like protein, which gives rise to MPRIMIKGGVWRNTEDEILKAAVMKYGKNQWSRIASLLHRKSAKQCKARWYEWLDPSIKKTEWSREEDEKLLHLAKLMPTQWRTIAPIIGRTAAQCLERYEYLLDQAQRKEEGEDGGMDDPRKLKPGEIDPNPETKPARPDPKDMDEDELEMLSEARARLANTQGKKAKRKAREKQLEEARRLAALQKRRELRAAGIGLGNRKRKIKGIDYNSEIPFEKAPAPGFYDTSEEYVVPIAADFSSLRQQNLDGELRTEKEARERKKDKEKIKQKKENDIPLAMLQNQEPAKKRSKLVLPEPQISDQELQQVVKLGRASEIAKEVASESGVETTDALLADYSITPQVAMTPRTPAPVTDRILQEAQNMMALTHVDTPLKGGANTPLIQSDFSGALPQSQIIATPNTVLATPFRSVRGPDGAATPQSSGFLTPASGALIPLGATPAGQPGATPNFVRDKLNINTEESLAVTETPATYKNYQKQLKSSLKEGLASLPTPRNDYEIVVPEHENDAGMYDGTNGESMVADQADVDAQKRQDLQAREAKELSLRSQVIQRELPRPLDINMTVLRPPNEMHGLTELQRAEELVKQEMVKMLNYDAIRNPIVNPQAPPVKKNPLAQHLAYLEQHPYEDVAENDLEQAKELLREEMGVVKAGMAHGDLSLESYTQVWQECLSQVLYLPSQNRYTRANLASKKDRIESAEKRLEINRKHMAKEAKRCGKIEKKLKILTGGYQARAQALIKQFQDTNEQIEQNNLALSTFKFLASQEDLAIPKRMESLTDDVMRQTEREKSLQKRYAQLLDEFRELARDDRQRPVSLNHAPRVEVSQRNGRPEPEPVEEQIEVPRPVNQQPIEEPQQQQQQDPAEPDVDDAMDCQEDDEERGE